Within Amycolatopsis sp. FDAARGOS 1241, the genomic segment GCAGTGGCGGGCCTGTGGGCCCAGCGGGTCCGCATGGCCTCGGGGGCCAGTCCTTCGGCGTAGGGCTCGGTGTCGAGCTCCTGGGCCCAGGCGCGCAGCAGTTCGAGCTCCGCACCGTGTCGGCTGTGGGGAAACGCCATGGTCAGACAGTCGCGGCCGACGGCCGCGGCGTAACAGTCGATCCGTCGCGAGGACCAGCTGGTGGTGCTCGCGGTAGTCATCAGCAGTCGCGCCGCTCGCGATCGGAGGCTGCAGATGACCGGGGACGGAAGGACGCGGTTCGACCACCGTTGGTTCACCCCGACCGAAGAGTCTTTTCCGGTCTCGCCTCACGCTGCCGGGGGTGGGCCGTCAGGGTTCGGTGCGCAGGCGGTGGCTACTGGCCGTCGAGGGCCGGGCTATCGGCGGCGCGAGCGGATGCCCGTGCGGGCTCAGCGGGCCAGGGCGAGCAGTTCGTCACTGACGCCGGACCGCCATAGGTCAGGCGCGCGATGGCTACCATCGGGGCGATCACCTGACTCCACGCGTACAGCCGGTCTCCGTCTAGGCCGCACGCGATCGCCACACGCTGGCATCGGGACTCAACCCCCTCCTGTCCGGCGCCGGCCACCACGTAGTCGACGGCGTGGAAGCATGGATCGCCGATGCACGCCTTCGGGTCGATCGCGACCAGGCCGCGCGACGGGCCGCCGTCCAAGACGTTGCCGAGGTGCAGGTCGCCGTGCAGCAATACCTGTCTGGCCTGCGTGTCCAGCAACGTCTCGCAGCGTCGTATCGCTCGCTGCCACGTGGCTGAGTCGATCCGTGCGCCGATGACTGGTTCGGACATTCTCCGGCCGATCCGAACGAAGGCTTCCTCGCATCGACCGCGCAGTTGCAGTGGCCAATGCGGCGGACCTCGACGATATCGGAATCCGCGGTCGCCTTGCCCAGTGCGCCCGAGGCGTCGGGATAGGTCACCACCATCCGGTATGAGCCGCCCGGCCGGGCCTTGAATCGCTCGAACCTGCCGGTCATCTCGCCAGGCGTCCCCAAGAGCTCCCCGAGATCGACAAGAGCGGTCCAGACCCGCGCGGATGCTGCGGCGATCACCCGCGCTCCCCTGTCCGTACGTGGCATGACGCGATCCTAGTGCCGTTCCATGGTCGCGTTGACTGGCGCGCGCGAGATCGGAGAACACGACCATGTCCAGGTGGCGGCGTGCGAGCATGCCCGGCTTGCCCTTGTGCCACACGGCAGGCTTTCACGAAGCCGGTGGTGCGGAGCAGCCCTGCCCTGACTGGTCGTTCCCACATCCAGCCAGGGCAGCCCACTGATCACCGCGTCGACGGGCTCAGTGCTGGGGAGCAGCGTGTTCAAGTCGGCTGACCGGACGTCAATCCTTCGTCGCGAACGGATCCGGCACCACGGGATCGCCGGCGTTGTTCCAGTAGTTCTCCAACACGAAGCCATACTCTGAGAGGTTCTGCT encodes:
- a CDS encoding aminoglycoside phosphotransferase family protein, which codes for MLARRHLDMVVFSDLARASQRDHGTALGSRHATYGQGSAGDRRSIRAGLDRSCRSRGALGDAWRDDRQVRAIQGPAGRLIPDGGDLSRRLGRTGQGDRGFRYRRGPPHWPLQLRGRCEEAFVRIGRRMSEPVIGARIDSATWQRAIRRCETLLDTQARQVLLHGDLHLGNVLDGGPSRGLVAIDPKACIGDPCFHAVDYVVAGAGQEGVESRCQRVAIACGLDGDRLYAWSQVIAPMVAIARLTYGGPASVTNCSPWPAEPARASARAADSPALDGQ